From a single Leopardus geoffroyi isolate Oge1 chromosome E1, O.geoffroyi_Oge1_pat1.0, whole genome shotgun sequence genomic region:
- the KRT10 gene encoding keratin, type I cytoskeletal 10 isoform X8, translating to MSVRYSSSKQYSSSRSGGGGGGGGGSSFRISSSKGSIGGGFSSRGFSGGSFSRGSSGGGCFGGSSGGYGGLGGGFGGGGFGGGGFGGGYGSSSFGGGYGGGSFGGGSFGGGGFSGGSFGGFGGGFGGDGGLLSGNEKVTMQNLNDRLASYLDKVRALEESNYELEGKIKEWYEKHGGLGQREPRDYSKYYQTIDDLKNQILNLTTDNANILLQIDNARLAADDFRLKYENEVSLRQGVEADINGLRRVLDELTLTKADLEMQIESLTEELAYLKKNHEEEMKDLQNVSTGDVNVEMNAAPGVDLTELLNNMRNQYEQLAEQNRKDAEAWFNEKSKELTTEINSNIEQMSSHKSEITELRRTVQGLEIELQSQLALKQSLEASLAETEGRYCMQLSQIQAQISALEEQLQQIRAETECQNAEYQQLLDIKIRLENEIQTYRSLLEGEGSSGGGGGYGGGRGGGSSGGGYGGSSGGGGGYGGGYGGGSSSGGGHGGSGHGGSSGGSHGGGYGGGSSGGGGGHGGSSSGGGYGGGSSGGHKSSSSGSVGEPSSKGPRSAETSWDTNKTRVIKTIIEEVAPDGRVLSSMVESETKKHYY from the exons GTGGAGGATTTAGCTCAAGGGGGTTCAGTGGTGGCTCTTTTAGTCGTGGGAGCTCTGGTGGAGGCTGCTTTGGGGGCTCATCAGGTGGCTATGGAGGATTAGGAGGAGGCTTTGGCGGAGGAGGCTTTGGTGGAGGAGGCTTTGGTGGAGGCTATGGAAGCAGCAGCTTTGGTGGGGGCTATGGAGGAGGCAGCTTTGGAGGGGGCAGCTTTGGTGGTGGTGGCTTCAGTGGAGGCAGCTTTGGAGGCTTTGGGGGTGGATTTGGAGGAGATGGTGGCCTTCTCTCCGGAAATGAAAAAGTAACCATGCAGAATCTGAATGACCGCCTGGCTTCCTACTTGGACAAAGTGCGGGCTCTGGAAGAATCAAACTATGAGCTAGAAGGCAAAATCAAAGAGTGGTATGAAAAGCATGGCGGCTTAGGCCAGAGAGAACCTCGTGACTACAGCAAATACTACCAAACCATCGATGATCTTAAAAATCAG ATCCTCAATCTGACAACTGATAATGCCAACATCCTGCTTCAGATCGACAATGCCAGGCTGGCAGCTGATGACTTCAGATTAAA GTATGAGAACGAGGTCAGCCTGCGCCAGGGCGTGGAGGCTGACATCAATGGCCTGCGCAGGGTGCTGGATGAACTGACCCTGACCAAGGCTGACTTGGAGATGCAGATCGAGAGCCTGACTGAAGAGCTGGCCTACCTGAAGAAGAATCATGAAGAG GAAATGAAAGACCTTCAAAATGTGTCCACTGGTGATGTAAATGTAGAAATGAATGCTGCCCCAGGTGTCGATCTGACTGAACTTCTGAATAACATGAGAAACCAGTATGAACAACTTGCTGAACAAAACCGCAAAGACGCTGAAGCCTGGTTCAACGAAAAG AGCAAAGAACTCACTACGGAAATCAATAGTAACATCGAACAAATGTCCAGCCACAAATCGGAGATTACTGAATTGAGACGCACGGTTCAAGGTCTGGAAATCGAACTACAGTCCCAACTAGCCCTG AAACAATCCCTGGAAGCCTCCTTGGCAGAAACAGAAGGTCGCTACTGTATGCAGCTCTCCCAGATTCAGGCCCAGATCTCCGCTCTGGAGGAACAACTGCAACAGATTCGAGCTGAAACCGAGTGCCAGAATGCTGAGTACCAACAGCTCCTGGATATTAAGATCCGACTGGAGAATGAAATTCAAACCTACCGCAGCCTActagaaggagaaggaag ttccggcggcggcggcggctacggcggcgggcgcggcggcggAAGTTCCGGCGGCGGCTACGGCGGAAGTTCCGGCGGCGGTGGCGGCTACGGCGGCGGCTACGGCGGCGGAAGTTCCAGCGGTGGCGGCCACGGCGGTAGCGGCCACGGCGGTAGCTCCGGCGGAAGTCACGGGGGTGGTTACGGCGGCGGCAGCTCCGGCGGCGGCGGTGGCCACGGCGGCAGTTCCAGCGGCGGCGGCTACGGTGGCGGCAGCTCCGGCGGTCACAAGTCCTCGTCTTCTGGGTCCGTCGGGGAACCCTCTTCCAAGGGACCAAGGTCAGCAGAAACTAGCTGGG ATACTAACAAAACCAGAGTAATCAAGACAATTATTGAAGAGGTGGCACCTGATGGTAGAGTCCTTTCATCAATGGTTGAAtcagaaaccaagaaacactACTATTAA
- the KRT10 gene encoding keratin, type I cytoskeletal 10 isoform X9, translating to MSVRYSSSKQYSSSRSGGGGGGGGGSSFRISSSKGSIGGGFSSRGFSGGSFSRGSSGGGCFGGSSGGYGGLGGGFGGGGFGGGGFGGGYGSSSFGGGYGGGSFGGGSFGGGGFSGGSFGGFGGGFGGDGGLLSGNEKVTMQNLNDRLASYLDKVRALEESNYELEGKIKEWYEKHGGLGQREPRDYSKYYQTIDDLKNQILNLTTDNANILLQIDNARLAADDFRLKYENEVSLRQGVEADINGLRRVLDELTLTKADLEMQIESLTEELAYLKKNHEEEMKDLQNVSTGDVNVEMNAAPGVDLTELLNNMRNQYEQLAEQNRKDAEAWFNEKSKELTTEINSNIEQMSSHKSEITELRRTVQGLEIELQSQLALKQSLEASLAETEGRYCMQLSQIQAQISALEEQLQQIRAETECQNAEYQQLLDIKIRLENEIQTYRSLLEGEGSSGGGGGYGGGRGGGSSGGGYGGSSGGGGGYGGGYGGGSSSGGGHGGSGHGGSSGGSHGGGYGGGSSGGGGGHGGSSSGGGYGGGSSGGHKSSSSGSVGEPSSKGPRY from the exons GTGGAGGATTTAGCTCAAGGGGGTTCAGTGGTGGCTCTTTTAGTCGTGGGAGCTCTGGTGGAGGCTGCTTTGGGGGCTCATCAGGTGGCTATGGAGGATTAGGAGGAGGCTTTGGCGGAGGAGGCTTTGGTGGAGGAGGCTTTGGTGGAGGCTATGGAAGCAGCAGCTTTGGTGGGGGCTATGGAGGAGGCAGCTTTGGAGGGGGCAGCTTTGGTGGTGGTGGCTTCAGTGGAGGCAGCTTTGGAGGCTTTGGGGGTGGATTTGGAGGAGATGGTGGCCTTCTCTCCGGAAATGAAAAAGTAACCATGCAGAATCTGAATGACCGCCTGGCTTCCTACTTGGACAAAGTGCGGGCTCTGGAAGAATCAAACTATGAGCTAGAAGGCAAAATCAAAGAGTGGTATGAAAAGCATGGCGGCTTAGGCCAGAGAGAACCTCGTGACTACAGCAAATACTACCAAACCATCGATGATCTTAAAAATCAG ATCCTCAATCTGACAACTGATAATGCCAACATCCTGCTTCAGATCGACAATGCCAGGCTGGCAGCTGATGACTTCAGATTAAA GTATGAGAACGAGGTCAGCCTGCGCCAGGGCGTGGAGGCTGACATCAATGGCCTGCGCAGGGTGCTGGATGAACTGACCCTGACCAAGGCTGACTTGGAGATGCAGATCGAGAGCCTGACTGAAGAGCTGGCCTACCTGAAGAAGAATCATGAAGAG GAAATGAAAGACCTTCAAAATGTGTCCACTGGTGATGTAAATGTAGAAATGAATGCTGCCCCAGGTGTCGATCTGACTGAACTTCTGAATAACATGAGAAACCAGTATGAACAACTTGCTGAACAAAACCGCAAAGACGCTGAAGCCTGGTTCAACGAAAAG AGCAAAGAACTCACTACGGAAATCAATAGTAACATCGAACAAATGTCCAGCCACAAATCGGAGATTACTGAATTGAGACGCACGGTTCAAGGTCTGGAAATCGAACTACAGTCCCAACTAGCCCTG AAACAATCCCTGGAAGCCTCCTTGGCAGAAACAGAAGGTCGCTACTGTATGCAGCTCTCCCAGATTCAGGCCCAGATCTCCGCTCTGGAGGAACAACTGCAACAGATTCGAGCTGAAACCGAGTGCCAGAATGCTGAGTACCAACAGCTCCTGGATATTAAGATCCGACTGGAGAATGAAATTCAAACCTACCGCAGCCTActagaaggagaaggaag ttccggcggcggcggcggctacggcggcgggcgcggcggcggAAGTTCCGGCGGCGGCTACGGCGGAAGTTCCGGCGGCGGTGGCGGCTACGGCGGCGGCTACGGCGGCGGAAGTTCCAGCGGTGGCGGCCACGGCGGTAGCGGCCACGGCGGTAGCTCCGGCGGAAGTCACGGGGGTGGTTACGGCGGCGGCAGCTCCGGCGGCGGCGGTGGCCACGGCGGCAGTTCCAGCGGCGGCGGCTACGGTGGCGGCAGCTCCGGCGGTCACAAGTCCTCGTCTTCTGGGTCCGTCGGGGAACCCTCTTCCAAGGGACCAAG ATACTAA